Proteins found in one Paenibacillus dendritiformis genomic segment:
- the trmD gene encoding tRNA (guanosine(37)-N1)-methyltransferase TrmD, whose amino-acid sequence MRIDVLTIFPEMCEGVFRSSILGKAQEKGLVTLNAVNFRDYSGNKHQTVDDYPYGGGGGMVLKPEPIFAAVEAVIAQAEAERTRLPQEGQAPAADDSDVPNVPHGSDGLNGPNRLERKRPRVILMCPQGEPFTQAKAEELAQESHLILVCGHYEGYDERIREHLVTDELSIGDYVLTGGELPAMVVTDSVVRLLPGVLGNESSAVTDSFSTGLLEYPHYTRPADFRGWTVPDVLLSGHHAKVKQWRKEQSLRRTVERRPDLLESIELNEADRKLLERIITERQADEANKE is encoded by the coding sequence ATGCGCATCGATGTATTGACGATCTTCCCGGAGATGTGTGAGGGCGTGTTCCGCTCCAGCATATTGGGGAAGGCGCAGGAAAAAGGGCTCGTCACCTTGAATGCGGTCAATTTCCGGGACTATTCCGGGAACAAGCATCAGACCGTGGACGATTATCCATACGGAGGCGGCGGGGGCATGGTGCTCAAGCCGGAGCCGATCTTCGCGGCCGTCGAAGCCGTGATTGCGCAGGCAGAGGCGGAGCGGACGCGGCTTCCGCAGGAAGGGCAAGCCCCAGCGGCGGACGATTCGGATGTCCCGAATGTTCCCCATGGTTCGGACGGGCTGAATGGCCCGAACCGTCTGGAACGGAAGCGGCCGCGGGTCATCTTGATGTGCCCGCAGGGCGAGCCGTTCACCCAGGCCAAGGCGGAGGAGCTGGCGCAGGAATCGCATCTCATCTTGGTCTGCGGCCATTATGAAGGCTACGATGAGCGAATCCGCGAGCACCTCGTTACCGATGAGCTGTCGATCGGCGATTATGTGCTGACCGGCGGCGAGCTGCCGGCGATGGTCGTGACCGACTCGGTCGTGCGCCTCCTGCCGGGCGTGTTGGGCAATGAATCTTCGGCGGTGACCGATTCATTCAGCACCGGCCTGCTGGAATATCCGCACTATACGCGGCCGGCCGATTTCCGCGGCTGGACGGTGCCGGATGTGCTGTTGAGCGGCCACCATGCGAAGGTGAAGCAGTGGCGCAAAGAGCAGTCCCTGCGGCGCACCGTGGAACGGCGTCCGGATCTGCTCGAGTCCATCGAGCTCAATGAGGCGGATCGTAAGCTGCTGGAGCGTATCATCACGGAGCGCCAAGCGGATGAAGCGAATAAGGAATAG